In Sphaerospermopsis torques-reginae ITEP-024, the genomic window AGAATACAGAGTTTTTCAACCCGCAAACACAAAACCTATATGTAGAATATTAATACTGCACGGAAACTTATATTTCTCAATCATCGTCTTCAGCGATAGTCAATTTTCTTTAATGTTTTATTTTCGCAAATCTTCCTCATGATATTTGTTTCTTCTTGCCCTTGAATCACCTATTATATTCTCAACATTTATACATGATTATTATTTCAGGAAATACAGATAACAGGAGACTGGTAAATGAAGACTGGGAAATGGGAAAAAGATTTTTACTAAAAAAAACTGATATAGCGTTTCCCAGTCTAATGAATTACACACTAATTTATTCCCTGTTCCCTAAAACACAAAAACTTTCTACCTCACTAGCATGGGAACAGCTATAACTGACAAATCCGTTAAATTTTAATATCAAATTTTAGCTGCTGATCATAGTCTTGTAGTAGAGAATATGAATTTGAAAACCCCCATCTAAAAATTACCACTTATTATCAGTATTAACAGTATGCAGATTTGCCAAAATTGTGAGATTGAGATATTCATAAAGTCTATAAATCTAACTCAGGAGAAATACCTTTGAAACTACACTACTTATTGCCCGGTACTGTTGGCACAGTTCTTTTACTATCTTCCCCCACCTTAGCTGCCAAATTAGAATCTTGGCGATTTGATAAAAATCTCAACCGCCTAGAAATTAATACTTCTGGTGCTGTACAACCCCAAGCACAACTAATTTTTAACCCCACACGCTTGGTAATTGATTTGCCAAATACAACATTTGGGCGATCGCAAACCCAAGCCATAGGCGGAGCTATTAGATCAGTACGGATTGGACAGTTTGATCCACAAACAACCCGCCTAGTTATAGAACTCACCCCCGGTTATACCCTCAACCCCCAAGAAGTTAAATTTGTCGGCATCAATCCCCGACGCTGGACAGTACAACTACCCAAGCCAGAAATTGATCAACTACCACCCACTGCTAGTAATAATACATATAATTTAGCCACCATAGATTCCCAAAGTTCCCCAACTCAACCGGAATTTTCCACAGCAGCCAATATCACACCAGGAACTACTCAAATTCAGAGAGTACAAACAACAGGAGATGGGTTTTTTATTCGTACCAGTGGCGGTAATCCTCAGATTCAGGCCAATCGTAGCCTCGATCGCACCACCATATTTATGGATATTGCCAACGCTACCCTATCACCAGAACTGACACAAAAAAATTTAGCCATCAATAAGCATGGTGTCAGCCGTATTGAATTTACCCAACTGCGAACCACTCCCAGCAGTGTCCGCATGACATTACGGTTAGACAAAAATAGTCCCGATTGGGAAGTAATAAGCAGTAGTGCTGGCGGCTTGGTTCTATTACCAACTAAAGGTGTTGTGCGCTTACCTCAAAGCATTGAACCATCAACACCTGTTTCCACCCCTAACAAACCCATTGTTGCTAATAACTCCCCAGCCACTATCGAGTCTGTAGAATTAGCTGGTAATGGTACACAATTACTAATTAGAGCCGATCAAACTTTATCCGCTACCAGTGGCTGGGATAGAAGCTCTGGACTATATCGCATCACCATCGAAAATGCTAAATTAGCTCCCAGAGTCCAAGGACCGTCCCTAGAAGCCAATAGCTCTGTTCTGAGAGTCAGGTTGCAACCCCAAGCCCCCAACACAGTAGTTATTTTTGTCCAACCAGCATCAGGAGTCAGAATTGGCGAACTAAACCAAGTCGGTAACGAACTTTTAGCTTTACAATTAGAAAGATATCGTCAAGTTAGACCCCCCATTAGCCTACCCCCCTTACCATCTCCCAACAGCGGGCAATTACCAGATCCAAATATCAAGAATCCCCAGCCACGTCCCCGTCCCTCCGTTCCCAAAGGCAAATTATTAGTGGTGATTGACCCTGGACATGGTGGTAAAGACCCCGGAGCAATTGGTATTGGTGGAACACGAGAGAAAGATATAATTTTACCTATTAGCCTGAGAGTAGCAGAAGTTTTACAGCAAAACGGAGTACAAGTAATATTAACAAGGGATTCTGATTATTTCGTCAGCCTCCCCGGACGAGTACAAATGGCAGAAAGAGCTAACGCGGATGTATTTGTCAGCATTCACGCCAATTCAGTCGGTCTCAGTCGTCCCGAAGTTAGTGGTTTAGAAACTTATTATTATGACAATGGCTTGGGCTTGGCTCGTGCCGTTCATAATAGAATTCTCCAAAGTGTCAATGTTAGAGACAGGAGAGTGCGAAAAGCTAGATTTTATGTCCTCAGAAAAAGCTCGATGCCCTCAATTTTAGTAGAAACAGGTTATCTCACTGGTAGGGAAGATATTGCTAAACTGAGAAATCCAACTTATCAAAGGCAAATGGGTGAGGCGATCGCTCAAGGTATTCTTCAGTACCTGAGACAAAGATAAGTAATTTTTCAGAATTCAGTAGGGGTTTAGCATGACGCTTTACCTTACAGATTCGACATATTAACAACAATATCAAGCACGATACTCAAAGTCTGATTTCTTCCGCATTCTCTTTTCTCCTGTATCAGTTGAGTATCTCTTTTTACATCTGAAATTGATTAGCCTCACCATATGACACAATCAAAAACATAAGCTATAATTTTACCCCATTAACTGTGTCTGGCTCCCAGTGCCAAGATCAAGTTTGGAAGGTAAAGGTGTGAGGATTTACTCAAGATGTTGAGATATTTACGGCTTCCATGAATGCAAATCAGGAGAAAGGACTTTGAAACTACAGTGGTTAATACCCAGCACTGTTGGCACTATCTTATTAGTATCATCGCCAGCAACGGCCGCAAGATTAGAATCTTGGCGATTTGATACCAATCAAAACAGATTAGAAATCAACACATCTAGTCCTGTACAACCCCAAGCGCAACTTATTTTTAACCCTACTCGGTTAGTAATAGATTTACCAGGGACTAGCTTTGGTCGTCCCCAATTAACCCAACAAATAGGCGGAGCAATTCGCGCTATCCGCATTGGACAGTTTGATCAACAAACAACACGGGTAGTTGTAGAACTGAATCCTGGTTATACTATTGACCCCAACCTAGTCAAATTTACACCCTCTACTGGTAGTCGCTGGATAGTACAATTACCAAATCTAGAAGCTGATGTAGTCCCTGTCTCTGCTTCTGCCGATCAGCCAGCAACAGAAACACCTACACTCCTACCCCCTTCATCTCCATTTACTCCCACACTCGCCCCTAGAAATACTTACAACATGGTGACGAAACCTGCTGTCACCATACTTGACCAAGACATAGCAGCCAACACCACTGGGGGAATAGTTCAGATCGAAAACTTACGAATTACAGGAGATGGTTTTTTTCTTGATACCAGTGGTGGTAATCCCCCACCAAAAATATTTAAAATTCAAGTTAATCGCAGCG contains:
- a CDS encoding N-acetylmuramoyl-L-alanine amidase; protein product: MKLHYLLPGTVGTVLLLSSPTLAAKLESWRFDKNLNRLEINTSGAVQPQAQLIFNPTRLVIDLPNTTFGRSQTQAIGGAIRSVRIGQFDPQTTRLVIELTPGYTLNPQEVKFVGINPRRWTVQLPKPEIDQLPPTASNNTYNLATIDSQSSPTQPEFSTAANITPGTTQIQRVQTTGDGFFIRTSGGNPQIQANRSLDRTTIFMDIANATLSPELTQKNLAINKHGVSRIEFTQLRTTPSSVRMTLRLDKNSPDWEVISSSAGGLVLLPTKGVVRLPQSIEPSTPVSTPNKPIVANNSPATIESVELAGNGTQLLIRADQTLSATSGWDRSSGLYRITIENAKLAPRVQGPSLEANSSVLRVRLQPQAPNTVVIFVQPASGVRIGELNQVGNELLALQLERYRQVRPPISLPPLPSPNSGQLPDPNIKNPQPRPRPSVPKGKLLVVIDPGHGGKDPGAIGIGGTREKDIILPISLRVAEVLQQNGVQVILTRDSDYFVSLPGRVQMAERANADVFVSIHANSVGLSRPEVSGLETYYYDNGLGLARAVHNRILQSVNVRDRRVRKARFYVLRKSSMPSILVETGYLTGREDIAKLRNPTYQRQMGEAIAQGILQYLRQR